Genomic window (Candidatus Vicinibacter proximus):
TAAAAGAGATATATCAATTGATCCAGAGTCAAAAGAGTAAATATCAGTTTACTTCTCTGATAAACCCGACCGGCATTTTTTCATCATAATCACCTGCAATCATTGGTGTTTGTGCAAGCCCTGTATATTCTCTTACCTTGGTATAGACCCAATCGAAAAGCTCCTTAACGGTAATTGTCTTATTTTTATTCAGGTCTGCTTCACCTTTCAATCCACGAATTAAAAAATGAGAAAAAATTCCTTGTCTTAAACCGCCATCTTCCAATGAAAATTCCTTGCTTTTGGAAGACATCATGAAGGCAGTACCTCCAGAGGATTTATCCAGTTCATCATAAAAATAAATCAAAGAAGAGGCAAAGGCACTTTTTGCAGCCAGGAGACTGCCTGAATGACATGCATCAGCATAACAAATTTTGTGTTTTGCTTTTGATTTATTAAACATGTCTTTGACTTCATCATGACCAAGTGCATTTTCAAACCCATCGTAATCAATCGGAATAAAAGTTCCTTCCAGCCCATGACCTGAATAGTATAACATGATCACATCATTTTCATCTGCTTTCATATAGACTTCATTCATGGCTTTAAGAATATTGTTACGAGTTGCATCTTCATCAATTAATATTCTGACTTGTTCGTCAGGTAAAGCACCACCTTCAGGGCTTTTTAAAAAAGCAAAAATTCGGTATGCATCGTCATCGGCAAACTTAAGTGCAGGCATGTGTTCATAACGTGCAATACCGACCACTACAGCCCAAATTTTTACTGCATCATCCTTATCTACTTTTACTTTATTGTCAAAAACGAATTCTTTTTTACTGTGCAATTGTTTTGTTGCTTCACCATGATTCCAAATTGCGCCATAAATCAAGCCTGATTTGAAATACATCACGCCTTCACCATGAGGGGCATGAGCGTCCCATTCCCCTTCATATCTATCCCCATTGGCATATTGACAGATGCCTTTGCCTTTTGGTTCTCCATTAACAAATTCTCCTATATATTTTGAACCATCTGCATAATCAAGACTTCCTTTCCCAGATTTACAAAAGGATTTATTGCAATTGGGAATCAAATCCTTGTCTTTAATTTTTTCTTTTATTGGTTGTTCTTTAGATTCTGGTTTTTGAGCAAAATCTTCTGCCAGTACGGATATAGCTTTATCGAATTGCCATTGTCCGGACACGGTTTTATTTTTTCCATCAAAGAATTCTCCATAGCCATGACGTTTATTATTTTTCCATTCACCTTTGTAAGTAGATCCATCAGAATAAAAATAGCTACCCTGACCTTCAAACTTACCTTTGAGAAATTCTCCTTCATAGCGCTCACCTGAATGGAGATAATAAGATCCCTTGCCTCCGGGAAGTTCATTTTGCCATTGGCCCACATAGCGATCACCGTTTTTATATTCCATGGTTCCGTATCCCTGGATTTTGTCCATAACAAATGCGCCTACATATTGATCCCCATTATTAAAGATGAATTTCCCTTCTCCATGTCTGGTGCCGGATTTCCAGGTACCGAGGTATTTACTTCCATTAGCAAAATAAAAGATCCCCCTTCCCTGAATTTTTCCATTTACGAATTCTCCTGTATACCTTGATTTGTCAGTCATTATCATGGTGCCAAAACCATTGGTGCAATTACCTTTTACACAAGACTGCGCATCCACTAAAGAAATATGTACCATGAAAATTGTGAAAGCGATAAATAATTTCATTTTTTTTGTTTTCAATTTTGGAATGGTAAAGATATATGGATAGACAACAAGATTTAAGGATTTGATAGTTATATTACAATTAATCTTAATATAAGCAATTTTGAGGAACGTGTAAAATGTTACTCATATCCTAACAAATCAAAGGGGTCATTTATTATATGATCTTCTGGATTATATTTGCGGGATAATTTATTTTATGAAATATTTAAGTTTTGTATGTTTATTAGGTTTGCTTGTTTCCTGTAAAAATGAGCCCAAAATGTCCGCCCCGACATCAGAGACCCAATCCACTCATTCTCTAGGAGTTTATGGGGATACCATCAATACTGAAGGAGCTTTAAGTGTTGCAGATGCTATGGAAGCACTGAAGACCAATGATTCTGTAATGTGTGCGATCAGCGGTTATGTAACTGGTGTATGTCAGGCAAAGGGTTGCTGGATGGTGTTGAGTTCAAACCCTCAAGACAGTACCGGCTTTTTTGTTAAATTTAGAGATTATGGTTTTTTTGTCCCTCTTGATCTCGCCGGCAGCAAGGTAGTGATCAAGGGAAAGGCATTTAAAGAGGTCACCTCCATTGAAGAGCTTCAACACTATGCTGAAGACGAAGGTAAATCAAAAGAGGAAATCGCGTTGATCACTCAGCCTCAGGAAGAAATTAAGTTTTTGGCCGATGGTGTAGTCGTAGTTGAGGGTAAAAAATAATTGGTAATTTAATTACAAGTAATTCAAATGGCGAACCAGAAAATAGTTGATTGTCTAGGAGATAGAGCTTCCTATTACCTTGACCACCAATGTAAAACTATAAATAAAAGTCATCTCCACCTACCTTCTCCAGATAACATTGAAAAGGTTTGGATGGACAGTAACCGAAACATACCTACCCTAAGAAATTTACAGAGCATTTTTTTAACCGGTAGACTGTCTAACACTGGGTACGTATCCATTTTGCCGGTTGATCAGGGAATAGAGCACAGCGCCGGTGCTTCATTTGCACCTAATCCAATATACTTTGATCCTGAAAACATAGTAAAACTTGCTATTGAAGGGGGTTGTAATGCTGTTGCGTCAACTTATGGAGTTTTGGCGGCAGTATCCCGCAGATATGCGCACAGGATTCCATTCATTGTTAAGGTGAATCATAATGAATTATTGACTTACCCTAATAAATTCGATCAGATACTTTTTGGGACTATCAAGGATGCTTACAATATGGGTGCCGCCGCCGTTGGGGCAACAATTTATTTTGGTTCTAACGAAAGTGGGCGTCAAATTGTAGAAATTGCAGAAGCTTTCGAGCAGGCTCATTCTTTAGGTATGGCAACCGTGTTATGGTGTTATATCAGAAACAGTGGATTCAAAAAAGATGGAGTGGATTATCACACTTCAGCCGATCTTACCGGTCAAGCCAATCATCTTGGTGTGACCATTCAAGCAGACATCATTAAGCAAAAGTTACCAACTCTCAATAAGGGTTATGAAGCACTTAATATGGGAGGGTCTTCTTATGGTAAGTTAAATACCAAAATGTATACTGAATTAAGTAGTGACCACCCCATTGATTTATGCCGATATCAGGTAGCCAATTGTTATATGGGTCGAGCAGGTCTAATCAATTCAGGTGGTGAATCTAAAGGAGCTACGGATCTTGCAGAGGCAGTTACCACAGCCGTTATTAACAAGCGAGCTGGGGGAATGGGTTTAATTTCAGGTAGAAAGGCATTCCAAAAATCCATGGATGACGGGATTGCTCTTTTGCAAGCCATACAGGATGTGTATCTTGATTCCGAGGTTACAGTTGCATAAGCTAAATTTATTTTAACCCCAAGTTCGACTTGAAGCCTGGGTCCAAGACTTCACCAAGTTCCTGAGCTTTCAAAGCAATCGGGATTGCTTCCTCTTTTTTACCATCCGCATGAAGCGCCATGGCTTTTAGAACCCAATAATTTGCATTTAAAGAATCGTAGGAGATCGCCTTACTAAAATCTTCAGTGGCTTCGGTAAATCTTTTCAATTGATAATAAGTCATACCCCTTCCATAGTAAATGTCAGGACTGACGGGTAAAATTCTCAGGTAGTTAGTATAATCTGAAATTGACTTTTCATATTTTCCAAGAGTAGCGTGAAGGATGCCTAAATTTTTATAAGTTTCAGCAAAATTCGAATCCAGCCTAATTGCATGCCCGAAGTCTGATTCTGCTTTTTCCATCTCGCGCATCCTTGTAAAAATAATGCCACGGTTTACGTATGCTTTAATCTGTGTAGTATCCACGGAAATTGCATTGTTATAGCTGATCAATGCCTGAGGATCATTTTTTTCTTCTTTAAAAAAGTAGGTTCCCAGATTATAATGCGCAATAGTACAAAAGGGATATTTTTTACTGACATCTGTCCACAAGGACCTATCTGTTTTCCAGACTTTTGTTCTTGAATAGGATATACCTGAAAAGGCAATCAAAATAAAAACTGCACACGCTGAAACTAACGGTTTTACCCATAGTAAAGTACCATATTTTTTTATAAGTTGATCAATAATTATGGCAATAGAAAAGTACAATCCCAGATAAGGAATATAAGTATAGCGTTCTGAATAAAGTGCATTTCCAACTGTAACGAATTGCAATACCAGGGCAATGTTAAAAAAGAAAAACAGGAACCCAAATAAAGTAATTCGTCCTATTGCTGAGCTTCTGTACAATAAATAAAATAAAGGAATCAAACCAAACGGCGCGATCCTATAAATCCAAGGAAAATTTCCATCTGTCCTAAATGGAAATGGGTGTAATGCGGAAAGATGAATTGGAAAAAATAGATTGATCAAATAGCTAAAAAGTGCATAGCTCGATAACATAATTCTCTCCAACAAATTGTAATCCTCAAAATTGCCCACTGCAGAACCCTGTGCTTTTATGGTAATAAGTCCTAAAACGACAGAACCAACGAAGAATGGAATTTTTTCTAAAACTGAAGCGATATTGAATTTTCTTTCTCTATAGAAATCAATGACCATTAAACTTAGTGGAAAAGTCACTGCAGCTGGTTTTGAAAGTAACGAGAGAACAAACAGGATTAAACATAAAAGATAAAATATCCATTTATGCCAATTTTGTCTATCCAGGTAAATTAAATAGACAACAAGACCAAGAAGATAAAAAAATCCAAATAACACATCTTTGAACTGTGAAATCCATGCAACCGATTCTACATGCATAGGGTGAATCCCAAAGAGCAAGGCCACTGTTGAGGCGATCCAAATATTTCTTCTGCTGAGCAGAAAAGCAAATATAAATGCAAGAGATACATTTAATAAGTGTATCAAAAGATTTGTGTTATGGTAAAGTGCCGGATTAAGATTAGCGGTTTTATATTCCAGTAAAAAACCTATCATAGTAAGTGGATGATAGTTTCCTACAAAGTAGTTTGTATCAAAATAAAAGGGAATCGCCTCAGATAAAGGTTTTTTAAGCGTTTCGTTTCTAACGATATACTCCGCATCATCCCATACAAATTTATTGTTTATTACTGGGCTTAAAACTACTGCAGTAATAACGACAACTGCAATAAGGGTCAGGCTAAATTTGAATTTATTGGCTGATTTAGATTTTAGAGGGTCCTCCTGTTTGTTTATTTTATCTTTTTTCATTTCCGGATTAATGAGGTACTTGAAAATTTATGATCAAGTTGTATCAAATTTTAGAAATCTAAGATAAACAGTAATGAGTAATTGAGGCATATATATTTGAAAAGGGAAAATTTATGCTTAATCAATCACCATTAATTTTTTAGATAATTGTTTTCCATCCACACTAAGCACAACAAAATAAGTACCGGATTTTAGATTAAGAGATTGAGTATCGATTTTTTCCAGATATTTTCCGCTAGAGCGAATTTCATTATTTATAATTGAGCTCAACTTATTTCCCTGAAAATCCGAGATCCATAAGCTAACCAAACTCTTTTTCCTCAGTTTGAATGAAAAGCCTGAAGATTGGGATAAGGGGTTAGGATAAGGAACTTCAATAGAAGGTGACAATGGCGAGGAAGTTTCCTGAATAGAAGTCGCAATAATTTCAGGTTTTACCAAAGCTGTCCAAACCGATAGTTCGTTACCAGAAAGTCTGGTCCAGATTGGTCTGACAATATTATTATGCGCACTAATTCCGTTATAATCTCCAAAGAAAAAATTGGCTGAAGGAAAAAATGCAGATTCAGAAATCTTGAAATTTATAAATGTTTCGCCACCATCTTTAGATAAAGCCATATAGACATCTGTATTTTCATTTCTGTGATTCCTTCTATCATAAAATACAAACCAAAGCCAACCGGTAGTTTGATCAATAGTTACATTGGTAAAAAACTGATGAGCATTACTGTTATCGTTGTTGACTTTATTGGGAAGGGACCAAGTTTTTCCACCATCCTTACTTTTTGATAGCCAAATGTCTGTATTGTTTTCTCCATTGCGCTGATCAGACCAGTTGACATATATGGTCCCATGATGAGGTCCATGACTAAGATCACAAACGGTAAATGGCAATCCGTTTGCTCTATAAATTCCGGGGATACTGTAATCCCATCCGCCTGGTTGTTCACTGATAAAAATATCTTCGTTTAACCAGGTCTCACCCTTGTCCAAAGAGCGGTCGAACCAGATTTTATTTTGGTTTGACCAGGCAACATAAATTTGTCCTTCAGGACCTACACATGGAACAGCACCTTCCGCAGTATTATCGCTGTCCACACAATCACCTGATAGTTTATTTATTCTTTTAGCAACAGACCAGGTTTCTCCTCCGTCATCACTTTTTGAAAATAAGATGTTAGAACTATCCTTAGCGTTGTTGGAACCATATTTGTCAAATTGTGTCCAACATATATAAAGAGCATTTGTTTTTTTGTCTACAGTGATCCAATGTTTGTCTTGAGCCTTATTTCCATTAAGCCCGGTAAAACTTCCCTGGGACCAAGTTTTTCCACCATCTAAACTCTTTTGTGTGATGATTCTATCAATCCAATTCCCTGGTGCAGGTGGATTTGATAAATGTAAAAAATAAAATGCTCCGGCTGTGTCTGCTGCCAATACAGGATCCCCCCAAATACCCCATGGACAACTTAATGAAACCTGATTCCAACTTGCCCCGGCATCCTTTGAATAATAAACATTATCAATATTGGCAGCTGCAACCATTTGATCAGTATTATTGGGATTTATACAAATGGATGGTTCGTTTGGTGCATTTCGATCCCCTATAAAAACATTGGTATGTTGTGCATAAACCTTATTAAAGGAAATTATGCCAAGTATTCCAATGGCAACAAGTGGCAAGTAAAATTTATTCTTTGAATTCAATTGGTTTAATTTGTTATTCTAAAAAAAGATTTATTCTATTTTCAAGTAAAAAAATTTTGCACACTAATTTTTTACAATGATTTCAATAAGCTGAACATTTTCTCCAAGTAATTTGAAATAGTAAATTCCGGAAGTCCAAAATTTTGTATTTATTTCGGTCAAAGGATTATTTATTTTCTCTTTTAATATTACTTCTCCCATTACATTTAAAATTTCAAAATGTATTGGTTTTTGAATTAATCGTTCATCTAATTTTATGAAAACAACATCAGAAGTTGGGTTAGGACTAATTTGGCAACTAATTTTCTCCATAACATCAACTGTACCTGTGCTCACCTGTTTGATGAAATTGTTTGCAGAAATGATTGAAAGATACGGGTCAAATTGTATACTGTCCACTTCAAAAGGAAGCAGGATGTCAAATATTTCACCATTAAAGTTGTGCTCCAACCGTATCAGGGAATCTTTGCCTTGGCCAAAGACCTTAAGAGGAAGTGGCATTTCAAAAAAATCATTACTCGGATGCGATGTTGTTTGATCAATCTTAAAGTGAATACCCGATCTTGTTTTGTTCCATAAAATCTGATAAGAAGGAAAGCCTTCCCGATAAAACCAGTCTCCAAAAAATTCATCCAAATCTATTCCAGAACTATTTTCAAAAAAAGTTTGCAGATGGTTAGTCAGGGCATATCCGTAGGCATGATCAGAATCTTTGAGATAATTTCTAAGTGCATTAAAAAAAGCCTCATCCCCTATTTTCCAACGTATCATGTGAAGCACCATAGCACCTTTGGCATAGGATAGCCTTCCATTGAAAATTCTTCCGACGTTGGTAACATCATTTACCCAGACAGAGCCACCCGGCTGACTGACCACAGCATTAATTCGTTGGCTTAAAAATCTGGACCACCATTCCGGTCTGAGAAATTGGTAGCATAAACCGCTGGCATAAGTAGAGAAACCTTCATGAAGCCAAATGTCCTCCCAGTTTCCGCAGGTTACCTTATCCCCAAACCACTGATGTGCCAATTCATGTGCTAATAATTCATAGGAAAATCCACTTACGAAACTCATGGTTTGGTGTTCCATTCCACCACCCCAACCAAATTGAGCATGCCCATACTTTTCATCTGCAAATGGATATTCGCCAAAAAGCTTATTGTATAGTTGAATCACTTCATGTAATTCTTTGGTCTGTGATTTAGCCTCATCCAGATTTTCAGGAAAGACATAATTAAGAATGTTTAATGTTCTTCCACTTTCCAATCTTACCTGCTCGTTGTACTGAGCATAATTGGTTACAGCTATTGCCACTAAATATGCAGGAATAGGGTATCTGTGTTTCCATTTGCAAATAATTTCCGAGCCATTAATTTCTTCACTGACAAGTAGTCCATTGGATGCTGTCCGAAAATTGCTGGGAGAAGATACCCATATATCGGTTGAATCTATTTTGTCATTTAAATCCTGTTTACAAGGCCACCAGCTTTTAGCTCCATAAGGTTCTGAAAGCGTCCAAATTATGGGGATGTCTGCATGCGTACTTTGAACAAAAGAACCAAATCCAGTTGAGACCGGGGCGCCTTCATATACCACAGAAATACTGTCTAAGGCACCCTTAGAAATTTTTGAAGGTAGAAAAATTTTAAGTACGTCGTTGCCTGGCTTTGAACTACTGACGCTGGCTCCATGATAGTTTACTTCTTTGATTTGCATATTATCAGCTAAATCAAAATGTATAATATCCAGTTCATCTTCCAGAGCAAGGAAATAAGAGGTAACAGTTCCTTTGATGTAGCTTACAGAGGGATCAACTGACAATTCAAGTCGTTGGTATTTAAGGTCAAAATTTTGAGTCAGAGGATTTGGGTGGAAATTCTGGATACTTTTTGGCTGACTTTCTGTGTCCGGAAAGCTTTGAATAAAATCCTTACAATGAAAAACTTCCTGACCAGATAGAGATAAGGTACAGATTAAAAGTAGTCCCAATTTAATTAACTTCATAGTTTTTGCCTTATAAACGTCAAAAAGTCCAAAATAGCTCCATTTTAGCCTAAATTTCTAAAAAATTCAGCAATGTTTATTGGATTTGTTTTAACCTTTATTATTTAATGCCTAATTATATCAAATTAAAAATAGATGATTATCTGATAAACCTTACTCATCCAATTTATTTTCCATTTTCATAAGTAAAGTATAAGCACCTTTCAATACAATATTTTTTTTGTTAAATAGTTCATGATTCATTATTTCGACCATCCCATTTTCCTGGGCACCTATCACTGCTTCTAAACGTTGATATTGATTTTTACCAAGCTTAACAAAAAGATAATTTTTACTTTCAAATGTGACAACTGCATCCTCTGAAATAATGTAGGCAGGTTTTGCAGTGGTTTCAAGGTCAGCATTCATGTACATGCCATGCATCAATGATTTATCCTTGGTTTGAAAATTGCAAAGAATTGAACTGGCGCCATCCGATGTGATATCTTTATTTATGAGTAAAATATTACCAAAATATTTTTTCTCAGGATTAAAATTGTTGTACGCAATAATTTGTTGTCCAATTGAAATTTTATTCATATCTTTTTCAAATACCTTTAATACCAAATGGTAGTCTGAAGGATTAATGAGTTCAAAAATGATGTCTGTAGGATTCACATATGTTCCAATATTCATGTTTACTTTAGAGACATAACCGTTGATTGGAGAAATGATGGCTATGCTTTTCGAGATGTTATTTTCCGTAAGACTAGCAGGATTTACGTGAATCAGTTTTAATTTTTCAATCAATGCATTCAAGGCTACTTTTAGTTGTTCAAATTCCATTTGGGTTTGTTCAAAAATCTTATCACTTGTGGCTTTACTTTGATTAAGATCTTTTTGACGTTTAAATTCAGATTCTGCATATTTTAATTTTAATTTAGTATTTAAGAATTCCTGCTGCAAATGAATATACTGCTGGTCTTCCATAGTAGCAATTCTCTCACCTTTGGAGACCCGCATTCCTGGCATTAATTTTGAGTGACTCAAAAATCCACCCAATGGCATACCAACAGAAATTAAATTTTGTGGAGGAACCTGGATGTGGCCGTTTAATTTAATTACGGATGAGATATTTTTAGATTCCAACGTTCCAAATTCAATCTGAATAGATTCACTTTGTGCTTCAGTTAAATCTATTATGTCTAATTCATTTTCAATAATTTCTTGTTTTGGGGTGTTTGTTTCTTTAGTTCCACAAGTCGTGAACAATAGTAATATGATAATTGAGATTATATTTTTCATTTTAATAATTTGTTGAATTTAAGTAATTGATTTCGATAATGCTATCATTTAATTCTTTTACAGCATTCAGATAATCATTTTGTACAGTAATGGTTTGATTCATAATCATCACCCATTCCAAATAATTGATGTCCCCTTTTTTAAGTTGCGTATCGATGGTCTGGACAAGAATATTTGCGTTTTGGAGAGCATAGTTTTCAAAGTATTCCACAGAAGCAAGTAAATTTTGATAATTTAACATTGAATTTATTATACTGTTTTGAAGCCTTTGTATTTGTTCCTCTTTAGATAAATCGGCTTCTTTTTCAATATAATGAGAAGCATTAATCCTGGCCTTCTGCGCTTTAAAGGATATGGGGATCCCAATTCCAATCATGACAGAATTAAACCTTTTGGATGAATTGTATAAAACATTGTCGGCTCCGGTACCTCTCATGCTCATGTTTGAGTATCCAAGACTCATTATGGGCAACAATTTAGATTTTTCCAACTGTGTCATTTGATGAGCAAGTAAGATCTGTTGTTCTGCTGCATGGACAATTGGGTGTTGATTGTTTATTATTTTCGACTGAATAGGTGGAGGTTCAAATTTGATGGTTTTGAATTCAGGTTCAAAATCAAATGAAATATTTAATAAATTTTTTAGATTATTTTTGATGACAACCAGATTTTGTTGAACATTCGTTTTCTGAAGACGTATATTACCTAGCATTAAATCATAGGTTGTTTTTTCCATTATATTGCTTTCACCTTTATCGTATCGGAGTGTAGCTTGTTGCACAAGAACAGAGAAGATGCTATCTGATTTATTCAGAATATTTTCTTTTTCAATAAGTATTATTAAATTGGAAAAATTTTGCATTACTATTTTTTTGATGTCAGCCTGCTTAAGATTCATAAATGAAAGTTGAATCTGATATTCTTGTTCATACACCTTTCTTTGTCTTTTATATACAATAGGAAGGCTGACCGATTGATTGATTCCAAATGCAAAATCTGTATAGACACTGTTAATTTGACCAATATCAGAGGAAATGTTGGTAAATGGAATGTCAAAAGCAGATTTGATTATTTCCCGTTTATGTTCTGCATTGGCTTTTATTGTCTTTAAGCTTAAATTGTGCTTAAGAGCCTGGTCCACAGCTTCCTCCATAGTGAATGATTTTTGTGCGTGAGTGTTTATGGTGGAGCTTAGGATAATTATTAGAATTGTTGTAATGGAATGTTTCACTGATTTCATTTTTATATTTTTTTCAAAAATTACATAAAGAACCGGAAGGACAAAAAGCGTTAGGAGAGTAGCTACAATCAAACCTCCTATAACTACGGTAGCAAGTGGACGTTGTACTTCGGCTCCAGCACCATCGCTTAAGGCCATGGGTAGAAAACCTAACGAAGCCACCATTGCGGTCATTAACACCGGCCGAAGACGTACCTTGGAGCCCATAAGTACAATTCGGTGAAGATCTTTTAAGCCTGATTCTTTTTGTCTGTTGAATTCTGCAATAAGTACAATCCCATTAAGTACTGCTACGCCAAATAGTGCTATAAATCCGACTCCGGCACTGATGCTAAATGGCATACCTCTTATTGAGAGAAACAAAATTCCTCCAATTGCAGAGAGCGGAATAGCAGTATAAATTAGTAAGCTGTGTCGGATGGAGTTGAAAGCAAAGAACAGTAAAATGAAGATCAAAATAAGGGAAACAGGAACTGCAACACTTAGTCTTTTTTTAGCCGCAATCAAATTTTCGAACGCACCCCCATAAGTGACATAATATCCTGCAGGAAACTTTATATTCTCCTCTACTTTTAATGTTAATTCGTCAACGATACTTTGAATGTCGCGGCCTTCAATGTTAAACCCTACCACTATTCTGCGTTTGGCATCTTCTCTCTGAATTTGGTTAGGCCCATTTTTGATTTCCACTTTGGCAAGGAGATATAGTGGAATATTTTGTCCGTCGGGTGTAGGAATAAGAAGATTTTTAACATCGTCAAGCTTTTTTCTTTGATCAAGATTTAGTCGTACTATTAGTTCAAATCTTTTTTCTCCTTCATAAATTTGTCCAGCCGAGTACCCTGCGAAAGCAGTATTGATTACATTATTTATATCTTTGATACTAAGTTTGTATTGAGCAACCACATCCCTTTCAAAATTAATAATGATTTGTGGTATTCCTGAGATGGGTTCAATGTATAAATTCTGGCTACCTTCCACCTGATTTACGAGAGCGCCAAGTTTTTCTGCATACGATGCAAGTGTGTCCAGATCTTCACCAAATATTTTGCATACCACATCTTGTCTTGCTCCTGTCATGAGTTCGTTAAATCTCATTTGTACAGGATATTGAAAACTTGCTGTAATTCCTGGTACATTTTGTAAAGAGAGAGACATTTTTTCTGCCAATTCATCAAATGTCTTGGCAGAGGTCCATTTTTTTTTATCTTTCAGTATGACCATCATGTCACTTGCTTCCATTGGCATAGGATCGGTGGGTACTTCACCGCTTCCAATCTTAGTTACCACTTTTTCTACTTCAGGAAAATCTGTGATTAGAATATGAGCAGCTTTTTGAGTGTGTTCGATGGTGGTTTTGAGGTTGCTCCCTGTAAGCACTCTCGTATCCACAGCAAAATCCCCTTCTTCCAATGCTGGAATAAATTCTCCACCTAACATTGTAAGTCGAATAATTGCCAATGTAAATAATGTAAATGCTAGGAGTAGGACAGTTTTTGGGAACTCTAAAATTTTAGTCAGTGAATTTTGATATAATTTTTCAATGCG
Coding sequences:
- a CDS encoding tetratricopeptide repeat protein, whose translation is MKKDKINKQEDPLKSKSANKFKFSLTLIAVVVITAVVLSPVINNKFVWDDAEYIVRNETLKKPLSEAIPFYFDTNYFVGNYHPLTMIGFLLEYKTANLNPALYHNTNLLIHLLNVSLAFIFAFLLSRRNIWIASTVALLFGIHPMHVESVAWISQFKDVLFGFFYLLGLVVYLIYLDRQNWHKWIFYLLCLILFVLSLLSKPAAVTFPLSLMVIDFYRERKFNIASVLEKIPFFVGSVVLGLITIKAQGSAVGNFEDYNLLERIMLSSYALFSYLINLFFPIHLSALHPFPFRTDGNFPWIYRIAPFGLIPLFYLLYRSSAIGRITLFGFLFFFFNIALVLQFVTVGNALYSERYTYIPYLGLYFSIAIIIDQLIKKYGTLLWVKPLVSACAVFILIAFSGISYSRTKVWKTDRSLWTDVSKKYPFCTIAHYNLGTYFFKEEKNDPQALISYNNAISVDTTQIKAYVNRGIIFTRMREMEKAESDFGHAIRLDSNFAETYKNLGILHATLGKYEKSISDYTNYLRILPVSPDIYYGRGMTYYQLKRFTEATEDFSKAISYDSLNANYWVLKAMALHADGKKEEAIPIALKAQELGEVLDPGFKSNLGLK
- a CDS encoding caspase family protein, translating into MKLFIAFTIFMVHISLVDAQSCVKGNCTNGFGTMIMTDKSRYTGEFVNGKIQGRGIFYFANGSKYLGTWKSGTRHGEGKFIFNNGDQYVGAFVMDKIQGYGTMEYKNGDRYVGQWQNELPGGKGSYYLHSGERYEGEFLKGKFEGQGSYFYSDGSTYKGEWKNNKRHGYGEFFDGKNKTVSGQWQFDKAISVLAEDFAQKPESKEQPIKEKIKDKDLIPNCNKSFCKSGKGSLDYADGSKYIGEFVNGEPKGKGICQYANGDRYEGEWDAHAPHGEGVMYFKSGLIYGAIWNHGEATKQLHSKKEFVFDNKVKVDKDDAVKIWAVVVGIARYEHMPALKFADDDAYRIFAFLKSPEGGALPDEQVRILIDEDATRNNILKAMNEVYMKADENDVIMLYYSGHGLEGTFIPIDYDGFENALGHDEVKDMFNKSKAKHKICYADACHSGSLLAAKSAFASSLIYFYDELDKSSGGTAFMMSSKSKEFSLEDGGLRQGIFSHFLIRGLKGEADLNKNKTITVKELFDWVYTKVREYTGLAQTPMIAGDYDEKMPVGFIREVN
- a CDS encoding DUF4920 domain-containing protein translates to MKYLSFVCLLGLLVSCKNEPKMSAPTSETQSTHSLGVYGDTINTEGALSVADAMEALKTNDSVMCAISGYVTGVCQAKGCWMVLSSNPQDSTGFFVKFRDYGFFVPLDLAGSKVVIKGKAFKEVTSIEELQHYAEDEGKSKEEIALITQPQEEIKFLADGVVVVEGKK
- a CDS encoding T9SS type A sorting domain-containing protein; translated protein: MNSKNKFYLPLVAIGILGIISFNKVYAQHTNVFIGDRNAPNEPSICINPNNTDQMVAAANIDNVYYSKDAGASWNQVSLSCPWGIWGDPVLAADTAGAFYFLHLSNPPAPGNWIDRIITQKSLDGGKTWSQGSFTGLNGNKAQDKHWITVDKKTNALYICWTQFDKYGSNNAKDSSNILFSKSDDGGETWSVAKRINKLSGDCVDSDNTAEGAVPCVGPEGQIYVAWSNQNKIWFDRSLDKGETWLNEDIFISEQPGGWDYSIPGIYRANGLPFTVCDLSHGPHHGTIYVNWSDQRNGENNTDIWLSKSKDGGKTWSLPNKVNNDNSNAHQFFTNVTIDQTTGWLWFVFYDRRNHRNENTDVYMALSKDGGETFINFKISESAFFPSANFFFGDYNGISAHNNIVRPIWTRLSGNELSVWTALVKPEIIATSIQETSSPLSPSIEVPYPNPLSQSSGFSFKLRKKSLVSLWISDFQGNKLSSIINNEIRSSGKYLEKIDTQSLNLKSGTYFVVLSVDGKQLSKKLMVID
- a CDS encoding class I fructose-bisphosphate aldolase — protein: MANQKIVDCLGDRASYYLDHQCKTINKSHLHLPSPDNIEKVWMDSNRNIPTLRNLQSIFLTGRLSNTGYVSILPVDQGIEHSAGASFAPNPIYFDPENIVKLAIEGGCNAVASTYGVLAAVSRRYAHRIPFIVKVNHNELLTYPNKFDQILFGTIKDAYNMGAAAVGATIYFGSNESGRQIVEIAEAFEQAHSLGMATVLWCYIRNSGFKKDGVDYHTSADLTGQANHLGVTIQADIIKQKLPTLNKGYEALNMGGSSYGKLNTKMYTELSSDHPIDLCRYQVANCYMGRAGLINSGGESKGATDLAEAVTTAVINKRAGGMGLISGRKAFQKSMDDGIALLQAIQDVYLDSEVTVA